The Pseudomonas benzenivorans region TTCAATGAGTTCGACGCCGATGCCGTCATCCGTGCCCTGCTCCCCGGCCTGCTTCCCGAAGAGCCCGAGGCCCTGCATATCTTGCGCAACGGTGCGCAGAACCGTGGCGAATTTCAACGCCTGTTCGCCCGGCTGATCGGTCGCTGGATTTCCGGAGAATACGAGCAGCCTGAGCTGCAGAGCTGGCCGCAGTACGTGGCCCAGGTCCAGGGAGGCCTCGCCCGCCTGCTGGAACGGGCCGGACGCGGTCAGAACATTGCCCTGTTCACCTCTGGCGGGACCATAACCGCGCTGCTACACCTGATCACCGGGGTACCGGCGGCCAAGGCCTTCGAACTGAACTGGCAAATCGTCAATACCTCCCTGAGCTGCCTGAAGTTTCGCGGCACTCAGGTGAGCCTGGCTTCCTTCAACAGCCAAACCCACTTGCAGCTGCTGAAGGCGCCGGAACTCATCACCTTTCGCTGAGTGCCGGCCCACTGTGCCCATCAGGGCACGAGAAAAACCTGAAATCAAAGGAAGAAACCATGAGCGTTGCAGACATCGTCCAAACCATGCAGTCCAAGTTCAACGCCGGTGCCGCCGCAGGCCTGGACCTGGTATTCCAGTTCAATATCGAAGACGGCGAGAACCACTACCTGGTAGTCAAGGACGGCACCTGCGACGTCCAACAGGGTGATGCGGACAACGCCAACGTGACCCTGATCATGGACACCGAGACCCTCAAGGGCATCACCAGCGGCGAGACCGACGGCATGCAGGCCTTCATGGCCGGCAAGCTGCGCGCCGAAGGCGACATGATGCTGGCCATGAAGTTGGGCGAGCTGTTCCCGGTCTAAGCCTCAAGGTCGGATCGACTCGAAGAAAAACCGGAGTTCTAGGCTCCGGTTTTTTTTCGCCTGAGCACCGGGGGCCGCGATGAATCAGGCACTTTGATTGTGGGGCAACACGCCTGCCTATTAAGGCGCATGTTGCTTGTGACAGCCTGGGTGCAGCATTAGATTAGCCAATAATATCGGGCACCTATCATAACTAGAAGGGATATGCATGGCGCTTACAGACCAATCCACCCGCATCCGCGCAGGCGAAGAACTCGACGCCGCGATCATCGACCCCTATCTCAAGTCCCAGATCCCCGGACTGACCGGCGAACCGCGCATCAGCCAGTTTCCCGGCGGCGCCTCGAACCTGACCTACCTGCTCGAGTATCCGGAGCAGGAATTCGTCCTGCGCCGCCCCCCCTTCGGCCACAAGGCCAAGTCCGCCCATGACATGGGTCGCGAATTTCGCATCCTCAACCGGCTCAACGCCGGCTTCCCTTATTGTCCCAAGGCCTACGTGCACTGCACCGACGAGTCGGTGCTAGGCGCCGAGTTCTATGTAATGGAGCGGGTCAAGGGCATCATCCTGCGCTCGGAAATGCCGGCCGAGCTGAACTTCGATGCCGGGCAGACCCGCACCCTGTGCGAGAGCTTCATCGACAAGCTGGTCG contains the following coding sequences:
- a CDS encoding histidine phosphatase family protein, encoding MGSIYLIRHGQASFGADDYDVLSPIGIRQAEVLGAHLAQLGIRLDRCLSGSLRRQQHTASAALAQLSGAGQSIPPLEIDAAFNEFDADAVIRALLPGLLPEEPEALHILRNGAQNRGEFQRLFARLIGRWISGEYEQPELQSWPQYVAQVQGGLARLLERAGRGQNIALFTSGGTITALLHLITGVPAAKAFELNWQIVNTSLSCLKFRGTQVSLASFNSQTHLQLLKAPELITFR
- a CDS encoding SCP2 sterol-binding domain-containing protein, with translation MSVADIVQTMQSKFNAGAAAGLDLVFQFNIEDGENHYLVVKDGTCDVQQGDADNANVTLIMDTETLKGITSGETDGMQAFMAGKLRAEGDMMLAMKLGELFPV